The Malus sylvestris chromosome 14, drMalSylv7.2, whole genome shotgun sequence genome segment TTGCTTCTATTTTTCTTGGCAGCCAAACAGTAATCTGCTTGAAAACCAGGAAGTTTGAGAGCAAAGAATCGGCAACAGAGGTTTCTGAAGAAAGAAAGCCGACGCCCCAACAAACGGAATCTCTGTAGGTACTAATTTGCAAACTATTCTACTATTTTTTCCTTATATGTATGTAGTTAGAATTGAATATTTTGTCCAAAACAGAATGTTACGTTATCGAAAACTGAATGTTATGTTCAATTCTGTGGCTTGAGTTACAAGAAAACTCGAAAAACTCCCACTGATTTATTTTTGTACATAGCAAGGGGAAATGAGTCATTATTCTGATGCACAAGATATCGAGTCTGCAACTGCGGTTGCAGCAGCTGCCTTTTCCATTCACTCGAATGAAGAAGCTAAATTACAGTATCAAAAAAGGACGAGGGAAAGCATTCCGATCTCAAGGACCAAGAGATGAAGATAAGAATGATAGAGATAACAAGATCAAGCAAACAAGATCAAGCAAAATCGTACTTTGTGATTACAAAGTCAAGGGTCTATTGTATAGGCACTCATTGTTGTATAGCCTAGCTTTTATTACATGTAGTTGGGAGTTTCTTGTACCATTTCTAAAAGATACAGATAAACAAATTATTTCTCCATTATAGGTGAAGTTTCAATGAAAGATCAAAGAGCACAGGAGAGTGCTTTTCCATCTAGGTACCCGAATCGTGCATCCTCTTCAAGACCTTCGACTCCTGCAAATGGATACCAAAACCAAAAGTGAAGTTCAGGCAGAAGCAATGCTGCGTACACAAAAGCAGATACTTGGGAGAGAGCTCAGACGAAAAAGATTCGGAGGTGGTAAAAATTAAATGCTTCATGGGGAAATGATCTCCGCACACCCCTGTTCTCCTTTTACACGTCCTTCGTATTTATGTCTCTTGATTCTCttttgaataaatcaaaggCCAGAAATAAGTACAACTGGGGTGTGCCGAGGGGAAAAAGCGTGTGCCGAAGTCACTGTACAATTTAGTCGTTGCTTATAGAAGATGAATTCAGTTTCTTCCTTTTGAAATGGTAAATTATACTATTCAGGTATGAGAAAGTGAAGGCTACAATTGTTGCTTgggaaaatgagaagaaaatgaaagcaAAAGCTAAGATGGAGAGGAGAAAAGTACGTTGCAACAATTgttgtttttttaattcaaagtTTGCGAATGCCAATGAAGAAGACAGCCGAAATAGTGTGTTGAAATTGCAGAGTGAAATTGAGCAGAGAAGAGCAAGAAACATGCAGCATTACCAAATTAAGCAAGCAAGAATTGACCAGATAGCAGGAGGAGCAAGGGCACAAGGGGAAGAGAAACGAAGAAATGAAGAGTCGAAAGTCAAACAAAAGGCGAAAAGGATTAGATCAACAGGCAAGGCTCCTACTGCATGTTTCTGCTTCACTTGTTACTAGAAAGTGAATCGGTCACTCGATCTTCTGCTGATTAAAATCTGTATATGTCAACCGCATTACGGGTACCTAACAGTATATCGATCCTAacttattttaatttgtacatGATGTATAACAATTAATTGTGCGTTGAATCTGCTAATCcaataaaactatatatttgGCTCTTTCGATTCAAAGACGTTGCACAACAGATATTTTTTGCAGGCACAAGGAATTAGATACCAGTtcaaccctaaagctgctacttCATCTAAAATTCTCAAACACTACAAAAATACATTGTTATAATTTTGCCTCTATAGGCCGAAACCATGAAAACTGTTGAAATGGACAACTTCAGGGGGAAAGAATGAggtccaaattttttatttggatCGATGCGACTCACGCAACATGTAGGTAAACGCTTCCCTCATTTTGAGGGCGAGGGCACAATAGCTGGACCATTATGCTGGACTAAATTACCCTAAACCATGAACTTTGAAATTACCTCCGCCACAAGATAGCTGCATCCGCCAAAAACGACGTTGTTTCCAACAGCTAGCTCCTCATCACATCATGCCCTCATAATTTGGACTGTTATTTTGGGTTCTCCTAATATGTTCATCAAGTTATAAATATGCATCTCATATTGCAGCAAAAGTTAATTATTGGCAATCCTGTCTGGAAATCTTTTCGAACAGTTTCATATGACACAACATTAGCTTCAATCAGTCTGTCTGTGCATCACATGCTCCTGTCTCTTCACTTCGAGCATTGTTTTTAACTTAAGCCAGATTGATCAAGAGGCTGGAAGCCAACCAATTTCGAGCTTTCAAGTTTTCGCCACCCTAACTAGCATCGTCGCTTCATGTAAGTCTCTCTCATGGTTAAGCATGCATGACTAGTTTTAAGTGGACCTGAATGTGAAATCACCATCACAAGGCAAGCTCCAAAGGCTATTACAAGTGCTGCCTGCTAATAGAGCTTAATGATTCAGAAAATCCAAGAGAAGAAAGATAAACTGTTCCTGGAGATGGAGCGAAGTGGCCCTAGCTGCCATAGTTATGttagacaaaaaacaaaatgtggCCCTATTTATCAAGCTAATCACTCACCTAGGCTACTCTAGCTTGCAGAGAGTCAGAAACCAGACCATCAATGAGATGGAGAGAAAATGAAAGACGGTTGTCCAAATTCGATCAGTTCTGATGGTCCTAAATCCGATCCACATACACATAGATTAAatgtagtttagaatatcgccttctcaaaaaaaaaaaaattcagttctCATGAAATAGGTCAAACCTGAATAAAATCATGTGCAAGGCTCTTATATTTCAGCACACAACTCTGAAAAAACATGCACCGGATACTTCAGCCTGGctagctctttttttttttttttttttttctttttaaaaactTATGTGTTGAGTTGAATTGATACCGTATGTGATGAGTGTTACTCAATTAGTCTACTACAACCAGAGTCTGATCGGGTTGAGGAGAGATGGCGGCTTCCATGACAAGGTCTGGGCAAATTTCCCCGTCATTGTCCAGGAAGGACTTGATCAACTCGTTGGAAAAGTCATTCAACACCGTCACCCCATACTCTTGTTGTGTAGCACAGAATGGCGGCTTAAGGTTATGTTTCAGATTCCAAACCACCAAGTGTGGCACCACTTTGGCGTACCCTTTCTCTTTGTACTTGCTCCGGATTTCCTCGTAATCACTCTCCCAGCGCCAGAAGCCGTCCTTATCAAAGCCAAAGTCGTAGTCTCCGCTGATCACAAACACCCTCTTGATCATCTGCTCCGTCTTCAAATTCTCGTTCACAGCCACTTCCAGAATCAAATCAAACACCTTTCTGAAATCAACACAGCAGTCCTCGCAGTCCATCCTCCTCAAAAAGGCGTACCTGGACTTGAGATCATCAAGTCCTTGTGTCGAATGGAACTTCAGGTTTGGACTGAAATTGATCACCTTTCCTTTCCAGGCATTCTCTTCGTTCAGTTCAGACAGCAACAGCCCCATACCCACCGAAACATCCTGATCAAGTCTATACATGCATTTGGAGATGTTGCACACAACCAATGAGTTGTTCagtatcttcatcttcttcctcttgcCTTGCACACTCTTCATGCTCTCCACCATTGCCTTCCACTGAAGCTGAGCCACTCGCCCAACCTCCCCGTCGTCCACATATTCTATGATCTGGTGCGGAAGCAGAGCACCGGCGTCAATCTTTGACTGGCCGGATTTCACCTCCTCGAAATACTTGCTTGCGAAACAAGGCTCTTCGTCAAACTCCATATCATAACCCCACTTGGAAGCATCTGAAACGTCGGAAGCCTTCCTTAACGGCACCAGAACCTCCTTCCTCAGCCGTTCCTTAAGGTTCTGGTATTCGGGGTACAATTCTCGCGAGTAAACCTCCTTTGCGACGCTCTCGCAGAGGAAAGTGGCGCGGTCTTCACAGAAAGTCGCAGCCTTAGTGATCTCCAACCGGTCACCATCACGGCGGTCCATCCCCTCCTTCAGAATTCGAATGTCCCGCTTGATGCAGTGGGCGAAAAGAGCCGAAACCCGGTCGTGTAAAAACCGGTAATCCGGGTCGCTCCGGTACCTCTCAAGAGCTATCTTGTCATCCCCTGCGAACATTCTCTCTTCAATGTCCcggtcatcatcatcatcataattcCTGACGTCCTGGCGGGAAAGTATCCGGTGGAGAACTCGAACAAGGTCTCCCATGCCGCCGAAGGAACCGGCGATGGGAACCAGGTTGGAGGCAAGGGTCTTGGGGTGGTTGTGGTGGAGCCAATACGCCGCCGCGTCAAACCCCCGTTCGTCGTCTTTGCCCGTGCCATTGGACCTATCGAGGAGGTTGCACATGAGCTTGAGGGTGGTTAGGGGATTGTGGGACCAAGCCAAGGGTAGTAGAGATTTTTCATTGTAACCGTCACACGGGGTGGTATACCACGTGTAGCTACATAAATGGtgtgatatgtgtgttaaaaagttaataacttaaaaaataaaattttccaccacttacataaaaacaagtGTTGTCACACCCATGTTCTCGTTACACGAGATGATACACCACGTGTCCCCATATAAATGTGGGATACGTGTCTTTGTAAAGCTTCCATGCttggattttaaattttttactgGTTTGTGAGAAATGAATGGAAAAAAGAATTGAGGGGAAAGcctttatttttttggattttatcCTCTGTGAAACATAGGGTTTAGACCTCAGATTTTCTTAATGGAATTGAAGTATGCTCTTGATATAATCATTCTTAATTTGTTAAGGAAACAGTTCTCACAATTACTATTAGTAGATGTAACAGGTGACACAACAACAATAAGAATAAAATGTTCCTGCTTATCGACATCTGTTTCATATAAGTCATGAAAAACGTCACTAAACTCCGACATCATTGTCTCAATCTCGAACCTCCATTGGCCTTCTAttgctggtttttttttttttgtatcccTTTCAGATTTGAGTCACATTTTTGTTGCATTGCTATCTTAATTTCGTTTATTATTCACTTGGCTCTAGCTGTGTTGTTACCTGCAAATTTCACTATCATGTTCTTTTATTTAACTGCTGAGAAAGGATTAgtaaaataaaatcattatcAATTTATCAAACAGTGTTTTTAGAACTTATGGTATGGAAAATGGTATATGGAATGTGTACAAAAgtcacaaaataaaaataattgcgGGAGTTACTTAGGAGTTTTATTTTGAGTAATGTTACACTCACCacatatttgtatcatctctctaatagaggtagAGCCCACCAACACATATGagtatcatctctctaatatTTGTAGAGTTATTACAGAGGAAAATCTAAATCTTGAGGCCCAAGTTGAGTGAAATGTGGACTTTGAAGAGCCTCTTGAAGCAGCTCATGATCGTCCCACGAATCCTTATATGTTTCTAAGTCGGTCTCAGCATTTCTTATTGTCGAAAGGCAAATCTTTTTCCTCCATTCTTCCAAACGTGGGAACCCTATGTGATCCCCATATCTATCACAATACTGCAACAACAAGCGAAACAAAAAACGTAAAGACCTTAGAATATAAGCTACAATGGCTTTACGAGTCACTTGATCAGTAAATGTGATGCATGTAATTGTGTTGCACGAAAGTTTACCTCGAAGTCGCCGATCTCGTGGGTGTTATGCTTTGGAATGCCAGCAATTTCCCTTGAGTGGTAGAACTCCTTGATGGAATGCATCATGTCATCCCTTGATGGCAATGTTGTTTTGCCAGAAAGTAGTTGAGCTATCCATTTTGCTTGTGACTCAAAGAAAGGGAACCCTATGATCTAGATCAGATTTATCGATTGATAAATATCATTTTTCACAGAGATCTACTAAATTAATTACGGATTAGGATCGTTTCCGGATCATATCTATCTGGATCCTCGCCATTCGTAGTACATCGTGCGGCCAACATaagttcatttatttttttcaaatttgcacCAGAGAACTCTCTCCCGTTCCACAGTTCCACTcgtctttctccttctcctctcCTCCCGTTCCACAGTTCTTTGGGATCAATCCATTCTGAAACACTGAAACCAAATCAGATTGCAGAGACGGGTTTACTAGTCGACCATGGAAGCCATGAAAAGCACCATAAGTGATGGATTCGCCGGCGCAGAGAGAAGAGACTAGGACGAGCACCGCTCTGTCAAGACGGAAGCTGCGTCAGTCACGGAGActcagagaagagagaaagaagaggatcAGGAGGAGCCTAGAAACAGTATCCGGAGACGATCCAAATTCTTAAATTAGAATGAATAACTCTAATTATGCTCCAAAGTGCTctatgttttgaattttttgttgttaaattttaataattgtattATCTTTAACCAAGAATCTATACCTCAAAGCACACTAAAACTGGACGACCCAAAACCCCAACATGGCTGCTCCCTCTTTGTGAGAGTCGTATGAAGAACGTTTATCGTTCACAGCCTATTCTTGTTTTGTAAAAAACTGTTTCCACGACATAAACCATAATCTttcaatcacaaaaaaaaaaaaacaacattttttatTGCACCTTGGCTCACCCTCCCTATACCCCAAAGCATACTATACATTGTAAATTTAGAAATGTTTTAGTTACCTTTGTTGCAATGCCCATAAAGGATAAAGAGGGTGCAAGTGATGGAGGGAAGGTGTGCACATACAGAGGGCCCACTCTGTTATCATCTATAGTAACTATTCCTTTGGTGTCAAGAAAGGGGAATGTGTATGAATACCTGCACACATTCCACTTGGAACAATTAATATACACTATTTCAAAGGGAATGCAACTGGGTGTGGATCCATAATTTGAATGTGGGGACCCACACAAAATTTTCAGTCAAAATCAAAAGACTATGGTTAACCAATCACTTTCCAAAGCAAGTCCATCGTTTGATAGAAAGAAGGGATGTCATGTGCCGGTATTTGAAGTCAATCATGTTACATAATAGTGTGTGATTGACTTATAACTTATCACTTTGTCATAATGAAATTTCCGTTCTACTGATgatattgaattgaaaatttacCCAGTACAGTATATGATAGTGTCTGCAATGACCCAAGAACCGTCCACAAATAATACATTCCCATCTTCTTGGAGTGACTCTATCTGCATTTGGTTGCATTTAAATGTCACATAAAAGAAATCTGTACTAAAACAGAGCTTTATATATTGTTTATAATCTAATCTTAGACACCAAACGTGATGTTTGATTATAAAAGCTAATTTATTGTACCTGGGGACGAAGGTGCAAGTTTTCGTGTTTGGAAATTACTTTGGACAAGCCCTCAGATATGTCAAGAGATTTGGCACTGAGATAGATTGCCTTGGCCACATCCACTAGTTCCATTGATATATCTTGTCCACTTACTGAATTTccaaccaccaccacaacctgCAAATGAGCAAAAGGATCATTTCATCTCTTTTGTGCTAGAAACTTTCGTTGATCTATATAAACTTATGGTAGACAACTATGATTCTCCAAACGCTCATAAGCTATCAGGAAATGAGCCAACACTATATATCTAAGCTAACAATTTCGCAATTAACTATATATTGCCTTGCCTCATTACGAAATGGCTCCGGAACCCTGTAGATGTGACTATGCATTTGCTTCCTCTTCCATGCATCCATTCCTAAACATGACCAAATTGAACCCACcgcaattaaaaagaaaaaaaaatggaaatagagaaaagaaaaaaaaaacaaaattgaaaccaCATATAATTATGATTAAAAACGTGATTagtattcattttattttttaaaattgttaTGTGACAAAGTTGAAATATATGTCAGTGTATGATTGGTCAAAAATAATATCACGATGGAATTCTTGTTAGACATGAGCTAGCATGAAAGTAAGGAAATTAATAAAGTAGTAAATACCTTTAATGGACGGCAACCTTGGCTTAGAGTAATGGCCGGAGGCCACAACCACCGCATCAAACACCTCCTCCACGAAAATCTCGGTCTTCTTCTCCACACTCCTCACAACCCATTTCAAATCTTTGCAACCAACTGCATGATCTCCATCCAACATCCCCACATATGAAACCCTCGTATTGAACCTTATCAACTCCCTCAACCCAAACCAATCACAAAAATCCTTGAGGTACAAAAGAAGCTCCGTATGGCCAGGAAACCTCCTCATGTCCCTACCTTTCTTGACTGCAAATGGAA includes the following:
- the LOC126598706 gene encoding flavin-containing monooxygenase FMO GS-OX-like 9 isoform X2, translated to MASETYQSKNVCVIGAGPSGLVAARELRNEGHRVVVLEQNHDVGGQWLYDPNVEGEDPLGRAPTLKVHSSLYTSLRLMLPREIAGFTDFPFAVKKGRDMRRFPGHTELLLYLKDFCDWFGLRELIRFNTRVSYVGMLDGDHAVGCKDLKWVVRSVEKKTEIFVEEVFDAVVVASGHYSKPRLPSIKGMDAWKRKQMHSHIYRVPEPFRNEVVVVVGNSVSGQDISMELVDVAKAIYLSAKSLDISEGLSKVISKHENLHLRPQIESLQEDGNVLFVDGSWVIADTIIYCTGYSYTFPFLDTKGIVTIDDNRVGPLYVHTFPPSLAPSLSFMGIATKYCDRYGDHIGFPRLEEWRKKICLSTIRNAETDLETYKDSWDDHELLQEALQSPHFTQLGPQDLDFPL
- the LOC126598706 gene encoding flavin-containing monooxygenase FMO GS-OX-like 9 isoform X1 — translated: MASETYQSKNVCVIGAGPSGLVAARELRNEGHRVVVLEQNHDVGGQWLYDPNVEGEDPLGRAPTLKVHSSLYTSLRLMLPREIAGFTDFPFAVKKGRDMRRFPGHTELLLYLKDFCDWFGLRELIRFNTRVSYVGMLDGDHAVGCKDLKWVVRSVEKKTEIFVEEVFDAVVVASGHYSKPRLPSIKGMDAWKRKQMHSHIYRVPEPFRNEVVVVVGNSVSGQDISMELVDVAKAIYLSAKSLDISEGLSKVISKHENLHLRPQIESLQEDGNVLFVDGSWVIADTIIYCTGYSYTFPFLDTKGIVTIDDNRVGPLYVHTFPPSLAPSLSFMGIATKIIGFPFFESQAKWIAQLLSGKTTLPSRDDMMHSIKEFYHSREIAGIPKHNTHEIGDFEYCDRYGDHIGFPRLEEWRKKICLSTIRNAETDLETYKDSWDDHELLQEALQSPHFTQLGPQDLDFPL